The sequence below is a genomic window from Draconibacterium halophilum.
TTTAGCCAGAGGATATGTTTTTCAGCATACCTTTGCAGCATAAGTTTTAGTTCATAAGTTTAGGTTTGATTAGTTTTATTGGTTTAGTTAGTGAAAAGGATGGGTGTTGACCCGTCCTTTTTTTAGTTTACACCAAACACAAATTATCTATTCAAGCCGCCTCCATATTCAATTTCCACACGATAGATTTTCTTGAAGACCAGATAGATTTAAAATATGTTATAAAACACATTTTTTAACATTCGGGTAACCTCCGGTTCACATTCGCACCTTATCTTTGTAGCATAAGTTTTAGTTCATAAGTTTAGGTTTGATTAGTTTTATTGGTTTAGTTAGTGAAAAGGATGGGTGTTGACCCGTCCTTTTTTTGTTTTCCCCTTTTCGAATCACAAACCCTAGTAGAAACTCTTCACTCACCCCTACAATACATTTCATCCGGCTACAGTTTTTCTATTTCAATCCTAATCCAGTAAAAGACCAACATCATACTATTTACCTACTTTTTTAAATTAACTTCCATCTGTTTATTCGGCAACTGTTTTAAGTGTAAAATTTGGAAGACCCATTTTTTTATGATGATTGATTTGAAATAGTTTGATTGTTTCTATTCAAATTAATACGTAGTTAACATCTGCATTAATTCGAAATCTTCTTTATTAAAAAAACAAATAATTTCACCCAATCTCAAAAAACACAACATATCCCACTGATTAACTGAGTAATACAAACCTAAACTGGCATAACAAATAGATTTCATTGAAGAGCCATAAAGTTAAAATATGTTATTGAGCACATTATTTAACATCCGATTAACCTCATATTCATAGATTCACCCTACATTTGTGTTATAAGTTTAGTTCATAAGTTTAGGTTTGATTAGTTTTATTGGTTTAGTTAGTGAAAAGGATGGGTATCGACCCGTCCTTTTTTTGTTTAAACACCTCTACACGCCATTACCTTTTTGACAGCAATACCCTTTCTTATTTTCTTTTTGACACAAACAAAACTTTATTCAAATCATAAACAGCCTCTATCGTTGATAAATTTTTACAATTAGACTAAACACGACTTAACATTTGGGTAATCTTTATCTCATAGAAACGACGTACATTTGTACCATAAGTTTTAGTTCATAAGTTTAGGTTTGATTAGTTTTATTGGTTTAGTTAGTGAAAAGGATGGGTGTTGACCCGTCCTTTTTTAGTTTACACCAACCATACGATAAAACAAACAAGAAAAACCAACGCTACAGCTCCATTAATTACACAAGATTTATAAACATCATTCTTCGTTACAAGCCGGGAATTTTCTCCAATAATAGGTTTGTTTATTACTTTACCATGATAGCGATTAGTACCTCCAAAACGACAATCAAGAATACCGGCCAACGCTGCCTCGGGGTACCCTGCATTTGGGCTTGCATGTTTTTTGCCATAGCGAAAGATAAATTTGAATCCTCGAAAACTAAAACTTATTGTCGCCATTAAAACAGCCGTCAATCTTGCCGGAATAAAATTCAACACATCATCAAGTTTTGCAGCAAAAAAGCCAAACTCTTTGTAACGCTCATTTTTATAACCTATCATCGAGTCGAGAGTATTGGCCATTTTATAAGCAAACATGGCAGGCACACCACCAACTGTATAGAAAAACAAGGGAGCAATTACGCCGTCGCTGAGATTTTCGGCCAGCGTTTCCAAAACGGCAGTTCGAATCTGATTTTCGTTTAACTGTGCGGTCTCACGCCCAACAATCAACGATAATTGCACCCTCCCTGATTCCAGTCCTTCTTTTTCCAATTTAAAGATTACCCGAAGCGCCTCTTGTATCAACGACCGATTGGCTAAACCGTAGAAAACAAAAATGGAAGAAACGATTAAGAATAAATTCTGAAATTCAGACAATGCCAATAAGCCCAATTTGAAAATAAAGAATGTGCTAATTATTAATATGGAAGACAGGATTGCTCCCTTTATTTTTTTATGGGTTCCCCGGTTTAATTTCGTTTCTCCAAATAAAATTGCTTTACCAAACAAACGAATCGGGTGCGGTAAAAAGTGCGGATCGCCAATTAGGCAGTCGAGGGTAAATCCTGCCAGAAGAGGCACGATAATTTCGAGGTTTTCACTCAATTTCCATCGATTTATAAATATATCCAATATCTACGTTTTCCCTAATCAGTTTGGCCAGTTTATCGTATTGCTCTTCTTTAAATTGTTGAAAATCGAATGCACTAACAGATTGCTTTCCCGCTGCTTTCAAAATTCGGCTCACCACTTTATTATTATCAAAAATACCATGAATGTAGGTTCCCCAGGTTCTTTCACAAAGGTAATAACCATCCTCCTTTTGGCCATTTACAATACAGGTAGGGCTCAATTTTTTGGCAATCGTTTCGCCCATATGAATTTCGTAACCTTTGCCTTCCTCTTCGTTTTGAAAAATAAACGAACATTGCTCTGTCACTTTTTCTTCGGTAAGAATTGTCTCTACCGGTAAAATTCCCAGACCGGGAACTTTTCCTATTTGACCTTCAACATGGTGCGGATCGGCAATCCACTCGCCCATCATCTGAAAACCACCACAAATTCCATAAACAGCTTTTCCTTGCTGGTGAGCTTTTTTTACGGCAGATGCCATTCCACGTTTCTGAAGAAATAAAACATCGGCAATAGTATTTTTTGAGCCAGGCAAAATTACAATATCTGCCTTATCGATATCTTCAGGCGATGCCGCATAAAACAGGTTAACTTCCGGTAAGTGCTCCAAATAATTAAAATCAGTAAAATTCGACATGTGTGGTAAAAGCACCACCGCAATATTGGTCTTCCCTTCCACGGCTTTAAACTGCTTTTTATCAACTACTACCGAATCCTCATCATCAATATAAATATCGCGAAAGTACGGAATAATGCCAACTACCGGCACCCCACAAAGCTCCTCCAGTTTTTTAGCACCATCTTCAAACAGGGAAATATCGCCCCTGAATTTATTAATGATTATTCCTTTCACCAGCTTACGCTCTTGCTTGGGCAACAAAAGCATTGTTCCGTATACGCTACCAAAAACACCACCTTTGTCAATATCGGCAATAAGGTAAGTTGCGGCATTTTTCTCCACCGCAACCCGCATATTTGTAATATCCTTTTCCCAAAGATTTACTTCCGAGATACTTCCTGCTCCTTCTACAACAATCGGGTTAAATTCCGCTTCCAGGTGCGAAAATGCATTCATGGCTTCGCTAAACAGAAAATCGCGATCGGTTTCGTTAAAATATGCTTTGGCTGATTTATTGGCCCATGGTTTACCATTCAACACAATTTGCGAATCCATGTAACTTGTTGGTTTCAACAGCACAGGATTCATTTCAACCCGGCAATCAATACCACATGCTTCGGCTTGAACTGCCTGAGCACGGCCAATTTCCAAACCATCAGAAGTAGGAAAACTATTGAGCGACATGTTTTGTGCTTTAAACGGAGCCGGAGACAACGCATCCTGTTTAAAAATACGGCAGAATCCGGCATTTATTACACTTTTCCCAACATCGGAGCCGGTACCGACAAACATTATAGGGCGGTATTTTTGTATCTTATTCATGCTTCTTAATCTCCAATATAGTAACGCTGCCATAGGGCGGTTTAAAATTTTCAAACAAATCGCCAATGGGTACTCCTTCAATTACACTTTTTAGAATACGAATGACTCCGGCATGGGTAACGACGGCAATATTTTTAGTATTATATTTCTTTATTTCGTTGATAAACGCGGAAACACGCTTCATCATTTCCGGATAAGACTCGCCATTTTTTGTAGCCTGTATTTTATAATTATTCATCCAGCACTTTCCTTCACGACCGGCGTAAATATCATCCCATGATTGCATTTCCCAATCTCCAAAATTTAGTTCTTTTAAACGTGAATCGTATTTAATATCGGTTTGCACGAAAAGACTTTCAGTCAATTTCCGGCAGCGGATGAGCGGACTGGACCATATTTGATCAAAGTTTACACTTTTAATTTCCTGCGCCAGCTTTTTCTGTTCTTCGTAAAACGAGCCGGCCACATCAACATCAGTTTGCCCGTAACAAATGCCAGCCTTTACATTTACACGCGTATGTCGGATCGCATAGATATTCATAAAGAATTCTGATAAGCGAGAATACACAAATAGAAAAACACTTCGCAAAGTTGTTGCAACGCGCCCAATACATCACCGGTGTAGCCGTCTAATTTTCGTGTTATGTAATTTCGGAAGAAGAATGTTACAATTAGCAATACCGCCACTGCCAGCACTACCTCCTGCCACTCGAGAAATACCAACGAAATGCAACCCGTTATCAGAGCAAATAACAATGAAAACAGCGAATCGGCCTTCCCTACAGGTTTTGTTTTGCTACTTGCATCAAGGCGTGCATATTTTGATGAATAAATAAGTAGAACCGGAAAAACACGGCTAATGGCGTGTCCTGCGATTAAGATTAATGGTATTCTTGTGGGTTCCAGGTGCATTAGAGACAGGAATTTCGCGACCAGGACAAACAATATACCAACAGTTCCATAAGTGCCGATACGACTGTCTTTCATGATTTCCAAAATACGCTCGGGGGTGTATCCGCCGCCAAAACCATCGCAGAAATCGGCAAATCCATCCTCATGAAAAGCTCCGGTTAACAAAATAGTTGCAACCATACTCAGAACCACAGCCACTGACACCGGTAGTATTACTCCGAACATTGAAAAAACCAGTGCCCCACTCCTCCCACAATCCATCCGATTATGGGGAAGTACCGTGTTGATTTGTTGAGCATTTTCTCCGACCAGCCTTGGATGTGGCCAACCGGAATACGGGTGTAAAACATCAGGGCGGTAAGGAATATTTTGATTTCGTTTTTCATATAGTTGGCTTTAATCAGCCTGCTATTCTTTGTTACTTACACCGGCATCTTCCATACTACTCATCTCATTCAGGAAATTTACAGCAGATTTTACCAAAGGCAATGCCACCGCTGCACCTCCTCCTTCGCCCAGGCGCATTCCCAACTGAAGCAAAGGTTTTACGCCCAGAAATTCCAACATTAATTTATGCCCTTTTTCGTCGGAACTGTGGCAAAAGATACAATTTTCTTTTACTGAAGCATCAAACTGAATAGCTGTTAAGAGAGCGGCAGTAGAAATAAAACCATCGATAAGGATGATCATATTTTGCTTTTTTGCTTCGAGGTAGGCGCCGGTCATTGCAGCAATTTCCAGGCCTCCAAATGTGGTTAAAACTTCCTCAGCCGATTGAGGATCATATTTTTCTGAAATTTCTTTTAATATTCTTGTTTTCCGATCTAGCTGCTTATCTCCCAAACCTGATCCACGTCCGGTGCAATCTTCAATAGGATGACCTGTAAATTTGTGCATTAACAGCGATGAAGAAGAGGTATTCCCAATTCCCATTTCGCCACAAGCGACGGTATTGCAACCCTTGGCGACCTCAACACGAACGGCTTTACACCCGACTTCCATTGCTGCCCGGCACTCTCCAATTGTCATGGCTGGTTCTTTTCGCATGTTACAAGTACCACGAGCAATTTTGGCATTTACTACCGGCAGGTTTTCAGAAAAATCATAATCAACCCCCACATCAAAAACCTTTAGTTCCATTTCGTTCTGACGACAGAAAACATTGATGGATGCACCTCCTGCACAAAAATTCATTACCATTTGCCAGGTTACATCTTTGGGGTACGGACTAATTCCTTCGTCGGCCAAACCATGATCGGCGGCAAAAACCAGGTGCGCCGGATTTTCAATTTTTGGCGACAATGTATTTTGTACCAGCCCGACTTGAAGGGCAATCTCTTCAAGCACACCAAGCGAACCAAGTGGCTTGGTTTTGTTATCTATTTTGTGTTGAAGAAGCCCCTCTAAATCTCCCCAAAGGGGAGACTTTTTCTTCCCTTCAACATTGGTAGCATGTTTGTTGTCTGCAATTGCGTTCTTTATTTTTTCTTCCATCATTTATGGGTTATATACATTTAGTGCAGTATTAAAATTTAAGCATAAGACGCTTCGTAACCCTCTCCTTTGTGCGGGTCGGGGGAGGCTTTCACTTGTATAGGTATTCCGGAAACCATAAGAAAAACTTCGTTGGCCGTTTGTGCAATGTACTGGTTCATCCAGCCTTGCAGATCGGCAAATTTGCGGGCCATTTCATTTTCAGGATGAACTCCCATTCCCAATTCGTTGCTTACCACAAAAAGCTCCATGTTCTGGTTAATAAATTTATTCCACTCACGTTTGGCCAGTTCAAGGCTGGTATCCACATCATTCTTATTCTGATAAAAAATGTTTGTTAACCACAGCGTAATACAATCAAGCAGCACTGTTTTTCCTGTCAGGACGTGTTTGCTAATCTCGATTTCTTCTTCAATTGTTATCCACTGTTCGCCCCTATCGGACTGATGGCGTTTTACGCGCTTATGAAAATCTTCGTCCCAGATACGTGCAGTTGCCAGATATACCGGAGACGCCGAACTTTCTTCTGCACGTTTTTGAGCAAAACTACTTTTCCCTGATCGTTGACCGCCTGTTATAAATGTGATTTGTGCCATACTTTGTTTTTTCAACTGACAATTCAAATGCTTCGCCTAATCAACAAAATGGGGGCTTCCAAAACAGAAAGCCCTTTTTCCCAATTTGTTTCGATTTTCAGTTTTGGATGATTTACCGATCCAAAATCTATTTCAACAGTAACCTTTTCTCCGCCTTTGGCAAAGGCCGATAATCCTAAGAAGCAGGCCAACAGCAGATAAAGGCAGAATATTTTTAATTTTTTTATTGTTTATTCAACATCCAAAAGCATGAATGGCGCAATACCTGTTTCGTATTCATTCAGCTCTGTTCCGTCGGATGAGTATGTTATTACTGAACCATTTGAAGTTACATTGTCAGAAAAGAAACAAAACAATTTATTGTCGTAGTAACCCAACCCATTCAGGCCATTCACTCCATCTATGAATTTCTCGGCTTCGAAACTTTTTGATGCCACATCAAATACTGATACACCACCGGGCATTCCATATCCGCCGGTAGTTACTATATACAATTTCGAGAAGTCATCATTAAACTCAAAAACATCAACGTAGTTCATACTGCTTACTCCTTCCAAATCATATTTGGCCTCAAATTCATCGGTAGAAGTATTGATGTAACCGATTCCCGTTTGAGTGGTTTCATCGCCATAAGCAACTCCCAGATTGATATACAGATTATTCTGCTCATCCTTTTCAAAATACGAAGGAATGTTGCCTTCGGGAAGATCGATATATGAAACCTCTTCCGTATCCAAATCGACTACTGCTACACGATTCGTATAATTTAATGCAGCATACAATTTGTTTCCGACAATAGCCAAACCTTCGGGGCCATAATGCACCGGAATTGTAGTTACAACTTCATTTGTAGTTAAATCCACTTTTGCAATGTACGACAAAGTAGGATCGGCATACACCGCACCTCCCCAGCATGAAACATACAGGTAATCGCCCAGCGCCTGACAATTGCGAGGGCTCACAATCTGATCGGTGATTCCATTTTCAGTCTGCTCAAATGTTTTAGCATCAACCCAAAAGATCTGATCGGCAGTATTTCCCGTCATATAAATTTCGCCGTTATAGTTGTAGGCAAACTGAATATTTGAAGTGATGTCCAATCCGTTTGCTGAATTGTAATACTGATTAACCACCTTATCGGTATATTTATTGTATGCCGTAATGGTCGATTTATCTCCCGACCAGCTTCCGGCGTTAACAATGTAAGCAAGGTTGGCATCAACATTTATTTGTTGGCTAACATATTTTTCGGATTGCCCTTCCTTCACACTTAAAGTTACATCATAAATACCTGGCTCGGAATAAACATGCTCTACTGATTCATCATTTAACGTTGTTCCATCTCCCATATCCCAGGTATAAACAACATCCATATTCGACAACGAATTGTTTGTAAAATAAACGGTATCTCCAACCTGAATATTTTCTTCAGGTGAGAAAGAAAAGCCCAGCGTTATATCTAAACTTTCATCATCATCGCAAGCAGTGAAAGCAATAGCCAACACGGCCAAAAACATCAAAATTTTAAATCGGTTTTTCATTTTGCAATTTGTTTTTTAGTTGAATTTATATGTAATACTTAATCGGTAGGCAATGCCGGGCATGGCGTAGCCCCAACTCGACTGATAATTGGTATCCTGTAAGTTGTTGATCATTCCGTTAATTCGGATTTGATTCTTGCTGTCGATTATCCAGTTGTAACCAACAGCCACATTCATAAGAAAATAAGCATCGAGAATATTTTTCTGCTCCTCGTCAGTGAATTGCTCATCCGTGTAACTTCCGTCAATCGTAAAATCGAATTTATTATAAGCTACCGTTGTGAAAAAATTACCGGCATGAAGTGGTACATATTCCAGCTGTCGGTTGAGTGCATTCGTGTTATTCTCCGACTCTTTTCGCTCTGCGGAAGTATAAGTATAATTTAGCCCCGAATTCGCTTTCAATCCCCAGATAGTATAATCCCAATCCGTCATAAACTCCAGCCCTTTACTTTGTACATTTTCCACATTTGCGGCATACCAGTAAGAACCGCCGTTTTTCCACAAAATCCAGTCGTCCACATTCATCAGGAAAGCATTCAGTTTTATATTTCCGGAAATGGTTCCCACACAGTAGCTCCACTTTGAACCGAATTCATAACTCATTCCTTTTTCGGGATTCAGGTCGGGATTTCCGCCGGGCACCCAAAAGCGGTCGTTAAACGTTGGAACACGATAACTCCGTGCAACATTTCCGGTAAACCTGAGTACATACTTTTCTTTTGAAAGTACCATGTAATTCAATCCAAACGACGGAGTAAACGGCACATCGTAATCGGTTACATAACCGTAGCGTAAATTCAGAGTTGCAGTTAAACGATTAAAGAAACGTTGGTAGTACGAAGCATACAAATCTACCCGATTCTCGTGTTTCAGCAATTCGGAATAAGCATAAACCGTGGGATAAATACGGGTAGCTTTTGCTCCGGCTTTGTAGCTGGCATTGGGCGAAAAATCGTGTTCAACAAATGCCTCGCCAATTATGCGTTGGGTTGTAATAGTATCGGAAGTATTTTCGTTGCTAACGGCATTATCATATACATATCCGCCGTTAATTTCGAATTTGAAGGGATTTTTGCGGTTTTTATAACCTGTCCAGATACGTACATGGTCATCTTTGTATTCTTCGCGTAAATCCGGATTACT
It includes:
- the cbiB gene encoding adenosylcobinamide-phosphate synthase CbiB → MSENLEIIVPLLAGFTLDCLIGDPHFLPHPIRLFGKAILFGETKLNRGTHKKIKGAILSSILIISTFFIFKLGLLALSEFQNLFLIVSSIFVFYGLANRSLIQEALRVIFKLEKEGLESGRVQLSLIVGRETAQLNENQIRTAVLETLAENLSDGVIAPLFFYTVGGVPAMFAYKMANTLDSMIGYKNERYKEFGFFAAKLDDVLNFIPARLTAVLMATISFSFRGFKFIFRYGKKHASPNAGYPEAALAGILDCRFGGTNRYHGKVINKPIIGENSRLVTKNDVYKSCVINGAVALVFLVCFIVWLV
- a CDS encoding cobyric acid synthase: MNKIQKYRPIMFVGTGSDVGKSVINAGFCRIFKQDALSPAPFKAQNMSLNSFPTSDGLEIGRAQAVQAEACGIDCRVEMNPVLLKPTSYMDSQIVLNGKPWANKSAKAYFNETDRDFLFSEAMNAFSHLEAEFNPIVVEGAGSISEVNLWEKDITNMRVAVEKNAATYLIADIDKGGVFGSVYGTMLLLPKQERKLVKGIIINKFRGDISLFEDGAKKLEELCGVPVVGIIPYFRDIYIDDEDSVVVDKKQFKAVEGKTNIAVVLLPHMSNFTDFNYLEHLPEVNLFYAASPEDIDKADIVILPGSKNTIADVLFLQKRGMASAVKKAHQQGKAVYGICGGFQMMGEWIADPHHVEGQIGKVPGLGILPVETILTEEKVTEQCSFIFQNEEEGKGYEIHMGETIAKKLSPTCIVNGQKEDGYYLCERTWGTYIHGIFDNNKVVSRILKAAGKQSVSAFDFQQFKEEQYDKLAKLIRENVDIGYIYKSMEIE
- the cobC gene encoding alpha-ribazole phosphatase gives rise to the protein MNIYAIRHTRVNVKAGICYGQTDVDVAGSFYEEQKKLAQEIKSVNFDQIWSSPLIRCRKLTESLFVQTDIKYDSRLKELNFGDWEMQSWDDIYAGREGKCWMNNYKIQATKNGESYPEMMKRVSAFINEIKKYNTKNIAVVTHAGVIRILKSVIEGVPIGDLFENFKPPYGSVTILEIKKHE
- a CDS encoding adenosylcobinamide-GDP ribazoletransferase, coding for MFGVILPVSVAVVLSMVATILLTGAFHEDGFADFCDGFGGGYTPERILEIMKDSRIGTYGTVGILFVLVAKFLSLMHLEPTRIPLILIAGHAISRVFPVLLIYSSKYARLDASSKTKPVGKADSLFSLLFALITGCISLVFLEWQEVVLAVAVLLIVTFFFRNYITRKLDGYTGDVLGALQQLCEVFFYLCILAYQNSL
- a CDS encoding adenosylcobinamide-GDP ribazoletransferase → MKNEIKIFLTALMFYTRIPVGHIQGWSEKMLNKSTRYFPIIGWIVGGVGHWFFQCSE
- the cobT gene encoding nicotinate-nucleotide--dimethylbenzimidazole phosphoribosyltransferase; translated protein: MMEEKIKNAIADNKHATNVEGKKKSPLWGDLEGLLQHKIDNKTKPLGSLGVLEEIALQVGLVQNTLSPKIENPAHLVFAADHGLADEGISPYPKDVTWQMVMNFCAGGASINVFCRQNEMELKVFDVGVDYDFSENLPVVNAKIARGTCNMRKEPAMTIGECRAAMEVGCKAVRVEVAKGCNTVACGEMGIGNTSSSSLLMHKFTGHPIEDCTGRGSGLGDKQLDRKTRILKEISEKYDPQSAEEVLTTFGGLEIAAMTGAYLEAKKQNMIILIDGFISTAALLTAIQFDASVKENCIFCHSSDEKGHKLMLEFLGVKPLLQLGMRLGEGGGAAVALPLVKSAVNFLNEMSSMEDAGVSNKE
- the cobU gene encoding bifunctional adenosylcobinamide kinase/adenosylcobinamide-phosphate guanylyltransferase; the protein is MAQITFITGGQRSGKSSFAQKRAEESSASPVYLATARIWDEDFHKRVKRHQSDRGEQWITIEEEIEISKHVLTGKTVLLDCITLWLTNIFYQNKNDVDTSLELAKREWNKFINQNMELFVVSNELGMGVHPENEMARKFADLQGWMNQYIAQTANEVFLMVSGIPIQVKASPDPHKGEGYEASYA
- a CDS encoding PKD domain-containing protein; this encodes MKNRFKILMFLAVLAIAFTACDDDESLDITLGFSFSPEENIQVGDTVYFTNNSLSNMDVVYTWDMGDGTTLNDESVEHVYSEPGIYDVTLSVKEGQSEKYVSQQINVDANLAYIVNAGSWSGDKSTITAYNKYTDKVVNQYYNSANGLDITSNIQFAYNYNGEIYMTGNTADQIFWVDAKTFEQTENGITDQIVSPRNCQALGDYLYVSCWGGAVYADPTLSYIAKVDLTTNEVVTTIPVHYGPEGLAIVGNKLYAALNYTNRVAVVDLDTEEVSYIDLPEGNIPSYFEKDEQNNLYINLGVAYGDETTQTGIGYINTSTDEFEAKYDLEGVSSMNYVDVFEFNDDFSKLYIVTTGGYGMPGGVSVFDVASKSFEAEKFIDGVNGLNGLGYYDNKLFCFFSDNVTSNGSVITYSSDGTELNEYETGIAPFMLLDVE
- a CDS encoding TonB-dependent receptor — protein: MRRFVILGFLMVAIVACVVAQKPFTILDTVHVEEVVSYGKLQKYQSGAKIERINAKQFSLAQDGNLEQLLSRSLPIAFKTNAGGLATIRIRGSAPDHTSFNFGGININSLTLGHSNVNNVPIYLFDNIGVQFGSASSVNGSGSIGGAIHLGLQNNWARGFKAEARIANGSFGEQLYGTKLFWGNGKFEAVTRAYYYAKTNDFKFTNPNYRDFENDIFEIEDTQHNAAIENMGLLQELNYKFNKNEFFIFNVWLEKDWHLVQQNMQTNLSNPDLREEYKDDHVRIWTGYKNRKNPFKFEINGGYVYDNAVSNENTSDTITTQRIIGEAFVEHDFSPNASYKAGAKATRIYPTVYAYSELLKHENRVDLYASYYQRFFNRLTATLNLRYGYVTDYDVPFTPSFGLNYMVLSKEKYVLRFTGNVARSYRVPTFNDRFWVPGGNPDLNPEKGMSYEFGSKWSYCVGTISGNIKLNAFLMNVDDWILWKNGGSYWYAANVENVQSKGLEFMTDWDYTIWGLKANSGLNYTYTSAERKESENNTNALNRQLEYVPLHAGNFFTTVAYNKFDFTIDGSYTDEQFTDEEQKNILDAYFLMNVAVGYNWIIDSKNQIRINGMINNLQDTNYQSSWGYAMPGIAYRLSITYKFN